One window from the genome of Saimiri boliviensis isolate mSaiBol1 chromosome 2, mSaiBol1.pri, whole genome shotgun sequence encodes:
- the LOC101031542 gene encoding non-secretory ribonuclease: MVPKLFTSQICLLLLLGLLGVEGSLHAKPRQFSWAQWFSIQHIQMAPLRCTYAMRAINKYERRCKNQNTFLHTTFADVVNVCGNTNMTCPRNASLHNCHHSRVQVPLTYCNLTGPPTISNCVYSSTQANMFYVVACDNRDPRDSPQYPVVPVHLDTII, translated from the coding sequence ATGGTTCCAAAACTGTTCACTTCCCAAATTTGTCTGCTTCTTCTGTTGGGGCTTTTGGGTGTGGAGGGCTCACTCCATGCCAAACCCCGGCAGTTTTCCTGGGCTCAGTGGTTTAGCATCCAGCACATCCAAATGGCACCCCTCCGCTGCACCTATGCAATGCGGGCAATTAACAAGTATGAACGTCGATGCAAAAACCAAAATACTTTTCTTCATACAACTTTTGCTGATGTAGTTAATGTTTGTGGTAACACAAATATGACCTGCCCTCGTAATGCATCTCTCCACAATTGTCATCACAGTAGAGTCCAGGTGCCTTTAACCTACTGTAACCTCACAGGTCCACCGACTATTTCAAACTGTGTGTATTCCTCGACTCAAGCAAACATGTTCTATGTAGTTGCATGTGACAACAGAGATCCACGAGACTCTCCACAGTATCCAGTGGTTCCGGTTCACCTGGATACCATCATCTAA